GCTCATGATAGGCAACCTGTTCAAGGAGAGCGGCGTGGTTGAGAGACTCAGCAAGGCCGCCAGGGAGGAGCTCATGAACATAGTGACGATATTCCTCGGCCTTGGTGTGGGCTCCACCATGAACGCGGAGTCCTTCCTAAGGCTCCAGACCATCGAGATACTTGCCCTCGGTGTGGTGGCGTTCGCCTCAGCCACAGCCGGTGGAGTGCTCCTCGGGAAGCTCATGATGAAGCTCTCCGGCGGAAAAATCAACCCCATGATAGGAGCCGCAGGAGTTTCAGCCGTTCCAATGAGCGCAAGGGTGGTCCAGAGGCTGGCGAGCGAGGAAGACCCCGGAAACTTCATCCTCATGCACGCCATGGGGCCCAACGTTGCAGGAGTTATAGGAACGGCCGTCGCGGCCGGTGTGCTGCTCAGCGCTCTCGGCTGAGCCCTTTACTTTTTCTTTCGGGACAGATTTTTAAGGGGTGTCCCCCTACACCAGCGGGGGGAGTGGAATGAAGATTCTTCATAGGGACATGAAAAAGGGCGAGATTAAGGTCAAGGCCGAGACGCTGGACGATCTCTGGCATCTCTATCACATAGTCGAGGAAGGAGACCACGTCTACGCCAGGACCCTCCGAAAGAAGGCCCAGAGGAGTGATTCGTTGAGAGCCGAGAAGGTTGAGGTGATACCCGTTTTTCTGGGCGTTAAAGCTGAAAAGATTGACTTCCATCGCTTTGCCAACAACCTGAGGATTACGGGCCCCATCATACACTCATCGAGCGAGGAGGTTCCCCTCGGCAAGTACCACACGATAACCGTTCAGGAAGGAACGGTCATAACCATCCAAAAGCCCAAATGGAAGGGCTACCAGCTCGACCGCCTCAGGGAGGCGGAGGAGGCCTCGAAGAGGGCGAAGGTGGTCATAGTTGTCATTGATGACGGCGAGGCGGATATGGCCGTCGTGAGGGAGTACGGTGTGGAGGTAGTGACGAGCATAAGACACAACCTTGGGGGGAAGCGCTACAACACTAACCGGGAAGCGGACGAGAAGAAGTTCTTCCACGACGTGGCCAAGACGATGGAGGAAATCCTCGCGAGGGAGAAGGCCGAGCGCGTTATAGTTGCCGGCCCGGGGTTCGTTAAGGAAGACTTCCACAAGTTTTTGGGGCAGAATTACCCAGAGCTGGCGAAGAAGGTCGTCGTTGAGGACACGAGCGTCACGGGAAGGACTGGAATCTACGAGGTCATAAAGCGAGGCATTGTTGACCGCGTTTACCACGAGAACCGCGTGGCGAAAGAAGTCCAGCTCGTGGAGAAGGTGATAGCGGAGATAAGCAAAAACGGTTTGGTGGCCTACGGACTCAAAGAGGTCGAGGAGGCAGCCAACTACGGTGCCATAGAGACCCTTCTCGTCCTGGATGAGCTCCTGAGGGGCGAGATAAAGGAGAAAATCGAGAAGCTCATGGAGTACG
This region of Palaeococcus ferrophilus DSM 13482 genomic DNA includes:
- a CDS encoding mRNA surveillance protein pelota, which translates into the protein MKILHRDMKKGEIKVKAETLDDLWHLYHIVEEGDHVYARTLRKKAQRSDSLRAEKVEVIPVFLGVKAEKIDFHRFANNLRITGPIIHSSSEEVPLGKYHTITVQEGTVITIQKPKWKGYQLDRLREAEEASKRAKVVIVVIDDGEADMAVVREYGVEVVTSIRHNLGGKRYNTNREADEKKFFHDVAKTMEEILAREKAERVIVAGPGFVKEDFHKFLGQNYPELAKKVVVEDTSVTGRTGIYEVIKRGIVDRVYHENRVAKEVQLVEKVIAEISKNGLVAYGLKEVEEAANYGAIETLLVLDELLRGEIKEKIEKLMEYARAMRAEVVVVSSEHEGGEKLKAIGGIAALLRFRVK